Proteins from one Triticum aestivum cultivar Chinese Spring chromosome 7A, IWGSC CS RefSeq v2.1, whole genome shotgun sequence genomic window:
- the LOC123154402 gene encoding probable serine/threonine-protein kinase PBL7 isoform X1: MASCFPCLSARKKEVPRSAPANAHTSSIPGAVARTFSFKELAAATRNFSDACRIVGREDGLYKGFLKSINQVVAIKLQHAVDPGGSAEQDNTEFLALALMMSGLRHPNLVNLIGFCADGRHRILVHEYMPFGSLEDHLHGSSPGKAPLDWNTRMNIAAGVVRGLEYMHDKGVLYRCVKSSNILLGDGYRPKLSQYGLAEHDQLSAVAAITRGTWGTMAPETVMTGKLFPGSSVYGFGVVLLEMITGRRATDPPHDVEDRHLVTWARTMLKDRSQFRRMADPALQGRYPSLDLQEALEVASVCIPQRSCHESAHRHRRHGSVSPRLRF; encoded by the exons ATGGCAAGCTGTTTCCCCTGCTTGAGCGCGAGGAAGAAGGAGGTCCCACGTTCTGCCCCGGCCAATGCACACACCAGCAGCATCCCTGGCGCCGTGGCACGAACTTTCTCCTTCAAGGAGCTCGCGGCGGCGACAAGAAACTTCAGCGATGCCTGCCGCATCGTTGGTCGGGAGGATGGTCTTTATAAAGGCTTCCTCAAGAGCATCAATCAG GTCGTTGCTATAAAACTGCAGCATGCTGTTGATCCAGGTGGATCAGCGGAGCAAGATAATACAGAGTTTCTTGCCCTTGCGCTGATGATGAGCGGGCTGCGCCACCCAAATCTTGTCAATCTTATTGGCTTTTGTGCGGATGGCCGTCACCGGATCTTGGTTCACGAGTACATGCCATTCGGTTCTCTGGAAGATCACCTCCACG GTTCATCTCCAGGCAAAGCACCGCTGGACTGGAACACGAGGATGAACATTGCCGCCGGTGTGGTCAGAGGGTTGGAGTATATGCACGACAAAGGTGTCCTCTACCGATGCGTCAAAAGTTCGAACATCTTGCTCGGAGACGGCTACCGCCCAAAGCTGTCCCAATATGGACTGGCGGAGCATGACCAGCTGTCTGCAGTGGCTGCTATCACCCGCGGGACATGGGGTACTATGGCCCCCGAGACCGTGATGACCGGGAAGCTGTTTCCGGGGTCGAGTGTTTATGGCTTCGGCGTCGTGCTGCTGGAGATGATCACCGGGCGGAGGGCCACCGATCCCCCCCATGATGTCGAGGATCGGCACCTTGTCACATGG GCCCGAACAATGCTGAAGGACAGGAGCCAGTTCCGCCGGATGGCAGACCCGgcgctgcaggggcgatatccgtCCTTGGACTTGCAGGAGGCCCTCGAAGTTGCTTCGGTGTGCATCCCACAAAGATCATGCCATGAGAGCGCCCATCGGCACCGTCGTCACGGCTCTGTCTCGCCTCGCCTACGATTTTGA
- the LOC123154402 gene encoding probable serine/threonine-protein kinase PBL7 isoform X2 → MASCFPCLSARKKEVPRSAPANAHTSSIPGAVARTFSFKELAAATRNFSDACRIVGREDGLYKGFLKSINQVVAIKLQHAVDPGGSAEQDNTEFLALALMMSGLRHPNLVNLIGFCADGRHRILVHEYMPFGSLEDHLHGSSPGKAPLDWNTRMNIAAGVVRGLEYMHDKGVLYRCVKSSNILLGDGYRPKLSQYGLAEHDQLSAVAAITRGTWGTMAPETVMTGKLFPGSSVYGFGVVLLEMITGRRATDPPHDVEDRHLVTWVN, encoded by the exons ATGGCAAGCTGTTTCCCCTGCTTGAGCGCGAGGAAGAAGGAGGTCCCACGTTCTGCCCCGGCCAATGCACACACCAGCAGCATCCCTGGCGCCGTGGCACGAACTTTCTCCTTCAAGGAGCTCGCGGCGGCGACAAGAAACTTCAGCGATGCCTGCCGCATCGTTGGTCGGGAGGATGGTCTTTATAAAGGCTTCCTCAAGAGCATCAATCAG GTCGTTGCTATAAAACTGCAGCATGCTGTTGATCCAGGTGGATCAGCGGAGCAAGATAATACAGAGTTTCTTGCCCTTGCGCTGATGATGAGCGGGCTGCGCCACCCAAATCTTGTCAATCTTATTGGCTTTTGTGCGGATGGCCGTCACCGGATCTTGGTTCACGAGTACATGCCATTCGGTTCTCTGGAAGATCACCTCCACG GTTCATCTCCAGGCAAAGCACCGCTGGACTGGAACACGAGGATGAACATTGCCGCCGGTGTGGTCAGAGGGTTGGAGTATATGCACGACAAAGGTGTCCTCTACCGATGCGTCAAAAGTTCGAACATCTTGCTCGGAGACGGCTACCGCCCAAAGCTGTCCCAATATGGACTGGCGGAGCATGACCAGCTGTCTGCAGTGGCTGCTATCACCCGCGGGACATGGGGTACTATGGCCCCCGAGACCGTGATGACCGGGAAGCTGTTTCCGGGGTCGAGTGTTTATGGCTTCGGCGTCGTGCTGCTGGAGATGATCACCGGGCGGAGGGCCACCGATCCCCCCCATGATGTCGAGGATCGGCACCTTGTCACATGGGTAAATTAA